One window of Legionella pneumophila subsp. pneumophila str. Philadelphia 1 genomic DNA carries:
- a CDS encoding transposase, whose translation MLRHIDNGGTLEGVSRLFSVGTTTIKNWKRLRAQTGKLEGSGRPCNPYKIDADALKLYLKERPDAFLNGNPPIFNWQ comes from the coding sequence GTGTTACGGCATATAGATAACGGAGGCACGTTAGAAGGAGTAAGTAGATTGTTTTCAGTAGGGACCACTACAATAAAAAACTGGAAGCGTCTGAGAGCACAAACAGGGAAGCTAGAGGGTTCAGGTCGCCCTTGCAATCCCTACAAAATAGATGCTGATGCATTAAAATTATACCTAAAAGAGCGTCCTGATGCTTTTCTAAACGGTAATCCCCCCATTTTTAACTGGCAATAA
- the rvfA gene encoding Dot/Icm T4SS effector RvfA: MFKFIYCINQEHIMSITIHTWKGGTKGLGFKTPVKSTLFGGNVGHAALELTWPANKQGDELAKKYAQAHGVIISKRTEIVGETQEEGRIMPKERVTYFAYFSWWPGEQNGHYINSFNDDKDAEWRHEPDKKMHADWKNQIYGPQGMSEENTTDVKGILIKNKNIQKLKTIQHSTLTADIAQDKAYNELLQHKEKLDEEYKSLHAKAVAYQKEKENAIREEREINPNFELLDEDISRMGDLPREFSILEAQLNLCIADFNERHLSSGKKPDSSVILPTSMDETSLNHTLDTESILREMITLANSEKAYNFTKFNCSTSVCHIVKAGVDEKLKENLSDNGFNINRYVTSYITTPTNVNALGLKLQDALLKLELAEHTKEAEQVQKPVANTISNRFNEFKSRLQAVVSERNAHKDDTEEVTINNHNSLR; encoded by the coding sequence ATGTTTAAATTTATTTATTGCATTAACCAAGAGCATATCATGTCAATTACTATTCATACTTGGAAAGGAGGTACTAAAGGATTAGGCTTTAAAACCCCTGTAAAATCTACTTTATTTGGTGGTAATGTGGGACACGCTGCTTTAGAATTAACTTGGCCAGCTAATAAACAAGGAGATGAATTAGCAAAGAAATACGCACAAGCCCATGGCGTAATAATTAGTAAAAGAACTGAAATTGTAGGAGAAACTCAAGAAGAAGGTAGGATCATGCCAAAAGAGCGAGTAACCTACTTTGCCTATTTCAGCTGGTGGCCAGGAGAGCAAAATGGCCATTATATTAATTCTTTCAACGACGATAAGGACGCTGAATGGAGACACGAGCCCGATAAAAAAATGCATGCTGATTGGAAAAATCAAATCTATGGCCCACAGGGAATGAGTGAAGAAAATACAACAGACGTTAAGGGAATACTGATTAAAAATAAAAACATACAAAAATTAAAAACTATTCAGCACAGTACTCTGACAGCTGATATAGCTCAGGATAAAGCTTATAATGAGCTTCTACAACATAAAGAAAAATTAGACGAAGAATATAAATCATTACATGCGAAAGCAGTCGCATATCAAAAAGAAAAGGAAAATGCTATACGAGAAGAAAGAGAAATAAATCCTAATTTTGAACTGCTTGACGAAGATATTTCTAGAATGGGAGATCTTCCAAGAGAGTTCTCAATTTTAGAAGCGCAATTGAATCTATGCATCGCAGATTTTAATGAAAGACATCTGAGTTCAGGAAAAAAACCTGATTCAAGCGTGATTTTACCTACCTCTATGGATGAAACCAGTTTAAATCATACCTTAGATACGGAAAGCATTTTACGAGAAATGATCACTCTAGCGAACAGTGAAAAAGCTTACAATTTTACCAAATTTAATTGCTCTACCTCGGTTTGCCATATTGTGAAAGCAGGAGTGGATGAAAAATTAAAGGAAAATTTAAGCGATAATGGGTTTAATATAAATCGTTATGTGACTTCCTATATCACCACTCCAACCAACGTAAATGCTTTAGGATTAAAATTACAAGATGCGCTGCTTAAGCTTGAACTAGCAGAACATACAAAGGAAGCAGAACAGGTACAAAAGCCAGTGGCTAATACGATAAGTAATCGTTTTAATGAATTTAAGTCAAGACTGCAAGCCGTAGTATCGGAGCGGAATGCGCATAAAGATGACACCGAAGAAGTAACGATTAATAATCATAATTCCCTGAGGTAG
- a CDS encoding LysR family transcriptional regulator, with protein sequence MNIADLQSFLAVVELHSISLAAKKLHITQPALSKRIRKLESEWNTQLFISSGLRTELTDKGKQLLPYVRQMVYLSHELISSTGTDKKKPQLLLNIGTTVYIAQTIIPPLIIHMNALDLNYFINTKLIADKDVAHGLSEGAYDLIISPFMSNSAEIKSVPLWRERLIPIVGLSHPLAKIKEKLSFAELAEFDAVLMEKNFIIRRIIDKEAEKQKLTLKIRAEANIIYNNIALVEQGMAWSMINERLLNPNLKPLELSDYALSIDFYCHFLQKRTDERLIRIFIDNLVNWVNTSSELSSFSLVN encoded by the coding sequence ATGAATATTGCCGATTTGCAATCTTTTCTTGCAGTTGTAGAACTCCACTCTATCTCTTTAGCTGCCAAAAAATTGCATATTACTCAGCCTGCTTTAAGTAAAAGAATTAGAAAACTTGAGTCGGAGTGGAATACCCAACTTTTTATTTCTTCAGGATTAAGGACTGAGCTAACTGATAAAGGAAAACAATTATTGCCTTATGTTCGGCAGATGGTTTATCTGAGCCATGAGTTAATTAGCAGTACTGGTACAGATAAAAAAAAACCTCAGTTACTGCTAAATATTGGTACCACAGTATATATTGCTCAAACTATTATCCCCCCCCTTATAATCCATATGAACGCACTGGACTTGAACTACTTCATTAATACGAAACTGATTGCTGACAAAGATGTAGCTCACGGTTTAAGCGAAGGTGCTTATGATCTGATTATCTCTCCGTTCATGAGTAATTCTGCTGAAATTAAGTCTGTACCTTTGTGGCGAGAAAGGCTCATCCCAATTGTCGGGTTATCACATCCTCTAGCAAAAATTAAAGAAAAACTATCCTTTGCTGAATTAGCAGAATTCGATGCGGTGCTTATGGAAAAAAACTTTATAATACGCCGAATTATTGATAAAGAAGCTGAAAAACAAAAGTTGACTCTCAAAATAAGAGCTGAAGCCAATATTATTTATAACAACATAGCTCTTGTCGAACAAGGTATGGCTTGGAGTATGATTAATGAACGCTTATTGAATCCTAATTTAAAACCTCTCGAACTATCTGATTATGCCCTCAGCATTGATTTTTATTGTCATTTTCTTCAGAAACGTACAGATGAACGATTGATTCGTATTTTTATTGATAATCTGGTCAATTGGGTTAACACGTCAAGTGAATTAAGCTCTTTTTCCCTTGTTAATTAG